The Amycolatopsis sp. DG1A-15b genome window below encodes:
- the dnaJ gene encoding molecular chaperone DnaJ codes for MSAREWIGKDFYRELGVSSDATADEIKKAYRKLAKENHPDANAGNAQAEQKFKAVSEAYGVLSDASKRKEYDEARRLFGGGGGFNFPGGGGGGGSFDVGDIFGQAGAGAGQQGGFGGLGDILGGIFGRGRASAGATANRPQRGADVETDVRIDFTEAVKGATLPLRLSSPATCATCSGNGARPGTTPRTCPTCSGSGLVSRSQGAFAFSEPCRDCRGRGTIIDDPCPECGGEGISTRTRTLTVRIPPGVDDDQRIRLAGQGEPGRGGAQAGDLYVRVHVAPHALFGRKGLDLTITVPVDFTELTLGTTITVPTLEAKVSLKVPPGTASGRVLRVRGKGIAKRDGSQGDLLVTLQAAIPAKLDDKAREALQAYAEAMAGHDPRPEITELLQGR; via the coding sequence ATGAGTGCACGGGAATGGATCGGTAAGGACTTCTACCGTGAACTGGGCGTCTCCTCCGACGCCACCGCGGACGAAATCAAGAAGGCCTACCGGAAGCTGGCCAAGGAGAACCACCCGGACGCGAACGCCGGCAACGCCCAGGCGGAGCAGAAGTTCAAGGCGGTCTCCGAGGCCTACGGCGTGCTCTCCGACGCGAGCAAGCGCAAGGAGTACGACGAGGCGCGGCGCCTGTTCGGCGGCGGGGGTGGCTTCAACTTCCCCGGCGGCGGCGGCGGTGGCGGCAGCTTCGACGTAGGCGACATCTTCGGCCAAGCCGGCGCCGGCGCGGGGCAGCAGGGCGGTTTCGGCGGGCTCGGTGACATCCTCGGCGGGATCTTCGGCCGTGGCCGGGCCTCGGCGGGCGCGACGGCGAACCGGCCGCAGCGCGGTGCCGACGTCGAAACGGACGTCCGGATCGACTTCACCGAGGCGGTCAAGGGCGCGACCCTGCCGTTGCGGCTGTCGAGCCCGGCGACCTGCGCGACGTGCAGCGGCAACGGGGCCCGGCCGGGGACGACGCCGCGGACCTGCCCGACCTGTTCCGGGTCGGGGCTGGTCAGCCGCAGCCAGGGTGCGTTCGCGTTCTCGGAGCCGTGCCGCGACTGCCGTGGCCGCGGGACGATCATCGACGACCCGTGCCCCGAGTGCGGCGGCGAAGGCATCAGCACGCGGACCCGCACGCTGACCGTCCGGATCCCGCCGGGTGTCGACGACGACCAGCGCATCCGGCTGGCCGGCCAGGGCGAGCCGGGCCGGGGTGGGGCGCAGGCCGGTGACCTGTACGTCCGGGTGCACGTGGCTCCGCACGCGCTGTTCGGGCGCAAGGGGCTCGACCTGACGATCACCGTGCCGGTGGACTTCACGGAGCTGACGCTCGGCACCACGATCACGGTGCCGACGCTGGAAGCCAAGGTCTCGCTCAAGGTGCCGCCGGGCACCGCGAGCGGACGGGTGCTGCGCGTGCGCGGCAAGGGCATCGCCAAGCGCGACGGCTCGCAAGGTGACCTGCTCGTCACCCTCCAGGCGGCGATTCCCGCCAAACTGGACGACAAGGCGCGCGAGGCACTGCAGGCGTACGCCGAGGCGATGGCCGGGCACGACCCCCGGCCCGAGATCACCGAGCTGCTGCAAGGTAGGTGA
- a CDS encoding globin domain-containing protein — protein MARLIRESFAEIEPKADELAQYFYGALFVVAPDCRELFPVTMATQRSRLLRALVYVVQMVDRPDELVTFLGQLGRDHRKFAVVSRHYDAVGVALIAALKRFLKEKWTAEVESAWTSAYGLIAKTMREAAQAETGPAAWSATVLEHRKLGRDIALVKVRTEGLLPYRAGGYVSVEVPQRPRFWRYLSPANAPRGDGQLTFHVRAVPGGWVSGSIVNHTRPGDVWRLGPSMGVLNVRPTSTKRRLLMIGGGTGITPLLAILDDLSRWKHNPPVHLFFGGRRPEDLYALEELRRLAATSKWLTVTPVTEEGALSGGDRGTLAHAVTQRGTWGNHDVLVSGSPPMIQATVAKLLARGIDLERISYDPFTLD, from the coding sequence ATGGCCCGGTTGATTCGTGAAAGTTTTGCGGAGATCGAGCCGAAAGCCGACGAACTCGCCCAGTACTTCTACGGCGCGTTGTTCGTGGTCGCCCCCGATTGCCGTGAGCTGTTCCCGGTCACCATGGCGACGCAGCGGAGCCGGCTGCTGCGCGCGCTGGTGTACGTGGTGCAGATGGTCGACCGGCCCGACGAGCTGGTCACCTTCCTCGGGCAGCTGGGTCGCGACCACCGGAAGTTCGCCGTCGTCTCCCGCCACTACGACGCCGTGGGTGTCGCGCTGATCGCGGCGCTGAAGCGGTTCCTCAAGGAGAAGTGGACCGCCGAGGTCGAGTCCGCGTGGACCTCGGCCTACGGGCTCATCGCCAAGACGATGCGTGAAGCCGCCCAGGCGGAGACGGGGCCGGCGGCGTGGTCGGCGACCGTGCTGGAGCACCGGAAGCTCGGCCGCGACATCGCCCTGGTGAAGGTGCGCACCGAAGGCCTGCTGCCCTACCGCGCGGGCGGGTACGTCAGCGTGGAAGTGCCGCAACGGCCGCGGTTCTGGCGGTACCTTTCGCCAGCGAACGCGCCCCGCGGCGACGGCCAGCTCACCTTCCACGTGCGCGCGGTGCCCGGCGGCTGGGTCAGCGGGAGCATCGTCAACCACACCAGACCGGGGGACGTGTGGCGCCTCGGTCCGTCGATGGGCGTCCTGAACGTCCGCCCGACGTCCACGAAACGCCGGCTGCTGATGATCGGCGGCGGCACCGGGATCACGCCGCTGCTGGCGATCCTCGACGACCTTTCGCGCTGGAAGCACAACCCGCCCGTGCACCTGTTCTTCGGCGGCCGGCGACCGGAAGACCTGTACGCGCTCGAGGAGCTGCGCCGGCTGGCCGCGACGTCGAAGTGGCTGACGGTCACCCCGGTCACCGAGGAGGGCGCGCTGTCCGGCGGCGACCGCGGCACGCTCGCCCACGCCGTCACCCAGCGCGGCACGTGGGGCAACCACGACGTTCTCGTTTCCGGTTCGCCGCCGATGATCCAGGCGACCGTCGCCAAGCTGCTGGCCAGGGGAATCGATCTGGAACGAATATCCTACGACCCCTTCACCCTGGACTGA
- a CDS encoding DUF305 domain-containing protein — protein sequence MRVVLAVVALLLTGCATTAPPQYNAADVMFLQMLIPQNQQGIEIVRLAAARPLPSSVKELAAAIEVTQQTETDDMRRWLHDWNQPETVAPQAHAGHGGMKMTAPDLVGALRTAPDSEFTRRFLDVLTGQQQGAVELAQTENGAAGGVNAQARDLARRVIESRTAEVKQLLNVKA from the coding sequence GTGAGAGTGGTCCTGGCCGTCGTCGCGCTGCTGCTGACCGGTTGCGCGACGACGGCTCCGCCGCAGTACAACGCGGCCGACGTGATGTTCCTGCAGATGCTGATTCCCCAGAACCAACAGGGGATCGAGATCGTCCGCCTGGCCGCGGCCCGGCCGTTGCCGTCCTCGGTGAAGGAGCTGGCGGCGGCGATCGAGGTGACCCAGCAGACCGAGACCGACGACATGCGCCGGTGGCTCCACGACTGGAACCAGCCCGAGACGGTGGCTCCGCAGGCTCACGCGGGCCACGGCGGAATGAAGATGACGGCACCGGATCTGGTCGGAGCGCTCCGAACCGCACCGGACAGCGAGTTCACCCGCCGGTTCCTGGACGTCCTGACGGGACAGCAGCAGGGAGCGGTCGAGCTGGCCCAGACGGAGAACGGGGCAGCCGGCGGGGTGAACGCCCAGGCACGGGACTTGGCGCGGCGGGTCATCGAGTCCCGGACGGCCGAGGTCAAGCAATTGCTGAACGTCAAGGCGTAA
- a CDS encoding MarR family winged helix-turn-helix transcriptional regulator, with amino-acid sequence MGFDNTDDDVRVELMRELKTASQLQHAWIMQAWQSEPGLHPAAAMLLSDLAKNGEARPSELAKRRFVDLSVVSRQITQLSAAGLVDRRPAPEDGRASLVSVSEKGRAELASWRANYVEFMEKALGGWDDERVTDLTARLAEMNADLRRALGSDACLADTNK; translated from the coding sequence ATGGGCTTCGACAATACCGACGACGACGTCCGGGTCGAGCTCATGCGCGAGCTGAAGACCGCTTCCCAGCTCCAGCACGCCTGGATCATGCAAGCTTGGCAAAGCGAGCCAGGGCTGCACCCGGCGGCCGCGATGCTGCTGTCCGACCTGGCGAAGAACGGTGAGGCGCGGCCGTCCGAACTGGCGAAACGCCGGTTCGTCGACCTCTCGGTCGTCAGCAGGCAGATCACCCAGCTGTCCGCGGCCGGGCTCGTCGACCGCCGTCCCGCGCCCGAAGACGGCCGCGCGTCCCTGGTGAGCGTCTCCGAGAAAGGCCGGGCCGAGCTCGCGAGCTGGCGAGCCAACTACGTCGAATTCATGGAAAAGGCGCTCGGCGGCTGGGACGACGAGCGCGTCACCGACCTGACCGCCCGGCTGGCGGAGATGAACGCCGACCTCCGCCGCGCCCTCGGAAGCGACGCCTGCCTGGCTGACACGAACAAGTGA
- a CDS encoding helix-turn-helix transcriptional regulator, translated as MFGGIPQEGDEETPVFVISVAAQLAGMHAQTLRTYDRQGLVSPGRTPGGGRRYSMRDIALLREVQRLSQEDGVNLAGIKRIIELENQVDALRARITELTEELTAAYVAAEQATAAAHASYRRDLVPLNQQTALVVWRPKRR; from the coding sequence GTGTTCGGCGGGATACCCCAGGAAGGCGACGAGGAGACCCCGGTGTTCGTCATCTCGGTGGCGGCCCAGCTCGCCGGGATGCACGCGCAGACGTTGCGCACGTACGACCGGCAGGGCCTGGTGTCACCGGGTCGCACCCCCGGCGGCGGGCGGCGCTACTCGATGCGGGACATCGCGCTGCTGCGCGAGGTCCAGCGCCTGTCGCAGGAGGACGGCGTCAACCTGGCCGGCATCAAGCGCATCATCGAGCTGGAGAACCAGGTCGACGCGCTGCGGGCCCGGATCACCGAGCTGACCGAGGAACTGACCGCGGCGTATGTAGCGGCGGAGCAGGCCACGGCGGCGGCGCACGCGTCCTACCGCCGGGACCTGGTGCCGCTCAACCAGCAGACGGCGTTGGTGGTCTGGCGTCCCAAGCGCCGTTGA
- a CDS encoding lytic polysaccharide monooxygenase, which yields MTWKRKLFAAAAGALLAPVLVVVLPATSASAHGYVSDPPSRQANCAAGKVSGCGQIVYEPQSVEGPKGLRSCNGGLSQFAELTDESKPWPAKSVGSTVTFNWVFTARHSTSNYEYYVGGTRVAVFNGNNQQPPSTLSHTVNLAGYSGRIKVLAIWNIADTSNAFYSCVDLQVGGGGTPPPTTTPPPATTPPPTTTPPPTTKPPTGGTWAAGTAYKAGDVVTYGGASYRCLQPHTAIAGWEPPNTPALWQRQ from the coding sequence ATGACCTGGAAAAGAAAGCTCTTCGCGGCCGCTGCCGGCGCCCTGCTCGCGCCGGTGCTGGTCGTCGTCCTCCCCGCCACCTCGGCGAGCGCCCACGGTTACGTGTCCGATCCGCCCAGCCGGCAGGCCAACTGCGCCGCCGGGAAGGTCTCCGGCTGCGGCCAGATCGTCTACGAACCGCAGAGCGTCGAAGGCCCGAAGGGGCTGCGCAGCTGCAACGGCGGGTTGTCGCAGTTCGCCGAGCTGACCGACGAGTCGAAGCCGTGGCCGGCCAAGTCGGTGGGCAGCACGGTGACGTTCAACTGGGTGTTCACCGCCCGGCACTCGACGTCGAACTACGAGTACTACGTCGGCGGCACCCGCGTCGCGGTGTTCAACGGCAACAACCAGCAGCCGCCCTCGACGTTGTCGCACACGGTGAACCTGGCCGGCTATTCGGGCCGGATCAAGGTGCTGGCGATCTGGAACATCGCGGACACGTCCAACGCGTTCTACAGCTGCGTCGACCTTCAGGTGGGTGGCGGCGGCACCCCGCCGCCGACGACCACGCCGCCCCCGGCCACGACCCCGCCGCCCACCACGACCCCGCCCCCGACGACCAAGCCGCCGACGGGTGGCACGTGGGCGGCGGGCACGGCGTACAAGGCGGGCGACGTCGTGACGTACGGCGGCGCGAGCTACCGCTGCCTCCAGCCGCACACGGCGATCGCGGGCTGGGAGCCGCCGAACACCCCGGCGCTCTGGCAGCGCCAGTGA
- a CDS encoding globin domain-containing protein: MTADSVSPLPRSSAPREAPAAVTAMVRLIRDSWARSEPYIADISQFFYGMLFTLAPTTRDFFPINMEIQRGRLVRALVHIVQMVDRPDDLAPFLRQLGRDHRKFGVVPRHYEAVGTALLASLKNHLGPAWTPEVERAWAEAFTIAARAMQDAAASDTNPPSWSATVVEHRRLTWDLALVRLVPDQPVPYHPGQYVSVEVPQRPRLWRYLSPANAPREDGGIEFHVRAIDGGWVSRAIVSHTQPGDVWRLGPPLGRMTVDREASRAVLMVAGGTGVAPLRSILDHLALWGENPKTHLFYGGPAREDLYDLEELRALAATNPWLTVTPVVERGGDVPGFEQGTLAEAVTRYGSWPGHDILVSGSPAMIRATVSRMLVAGSALDQIQYDPFTID, translated from the coding sequence ATGACAGCCGATTCCGTCAGCCCGCTCCCCAGGTCGTCGGCCCCGCGTGAGGCCCCCGCGGCCGTGACCGCGATGGTCCGGCTCATCCGGGACAGCTGGGCCAGGTCCGAGCCGTACATCGCCGACATCTCGCAGTTCTTCTACGGGATGCTGTTCACCCTCGCCCCGACCACGCGCGACTTCTTCCCGATCAACATGGAGATCCAGCGCGGCAGGCTGGTGCGCGCGCTGGTGCACATCGTGCAGATGGTCGACCGGCCCGACGACCTCGCGCCGTTCCTGCGCCAGCTGGGCCGCGACCACCGCAAGTTCGGCGTGGTGCCCCGGCACTACGAAGCGGTCGGCACCGCGCTGCTGGCGTCGCTCAAGAACCACCTGGGCCCGGCGTGGACGCCCGAGGTCGAACGGGCGTGGGCCGAAGCGTTCACCATCGCCGCGCGGGCCATGCAGGACGCGGCCGCGTCGGACACGAACCCGCCGTCGTGGTCGGCCACCGTGGTCGAGCACCGCCGGCTGACCTGGGACCTCGCCCTGGTGCGGCTGGTGCCCGACCAGCCCGTGCCGTACCACCCCGGCCAGTACGTGAGCGTCGAAGTACCGCAGCGGCCACGGCTGTGGCGCTACCTCTCGCCCGCGAACGCGCCGCGCGAGGACGGCGGCATCGAGTTCCACGTCCGCGCGATCGACGGCGGCTGGGTCTCCCGCGCCATCGTCAGCCACACCCAGCCCGGCGACGTCTGGCGGCTCGGCCCGCCGCTGGGCCGGATGACGGTCGACCGGGAGGCGTCGCGAGCCGTGCTGATGGTCGCCGGCGGCACGGGCGTCGCGCCGCTGCGGTCGATCCTGGACCACCTGGCGCTGTGGGGCGAGAACCCGAAGACCCACCTGTTCTACGGCGGCCCGGCCCGCGAGGACCTCTACGACCTCGAAGAACTGCGTGCGCTCGCCGCGACGAACCCCTGGCTCACCGTCACCCCGGTGGTCGAGCGCGGCGGCGACGTCCCCGGGTTCGAGCAGGGGACGCTGGCCGAAGCCGTCACGCGCTACGGCTCGTGGCCCGGCCACGACATCCTCGTGTCCGGCTCACCGGCGATGATCCGCGCGACGGTGTCGCGCATGCTGGTCGCGGGCAGCGCGCTGGACCAGATCCAGTACGACCCGTTCACGATCGACTAG
- the grpE gene encoding nucleotide exchange factor GrpE, whose amino-acid sequence MTHSYDESENQGRGPEEPVVVRDRRRVDPQTGQVRPPGPAHAAPEPEEAPVEHAGPSLGETIMDDSVSVVSDVEKELAERTADLQRLQAEYANYRKRVERDREAVVIGAKATVVNDLLPLLDDLERAEQHGDLTGAFKAVGDKLISGLQRAGLESFGAEGEPFDPSVHEAVQHNTSPDVAGPTVTVVMRRGYRFGDRVLRAALVGVTDHEPGAAPGDPSVGGELPLDGGVDEQQQ is encoded by the coding sequence GTGACCCACAGCTACGACGAATCCGAGAACCAGGGCCGAGGCCCCGAGGAGCCGGTGGTCGTGCGGGATCGGCGGCGGGTGGACCCCCAGACCGGGCAGGTCCGTCCGCCCGGTCCGGCCCACGCCGCCCCCGAGCCGGAGGAGGCGCCCGTGGAGCACGCGGGCCCTTCGCTCGGCGAGACCATCATGGACGATTCGGTGTCGGTCGTCTCCGACGTGGAGAAGGAGCTGGCCGAGCGCACCGCCGACCTCCAGCGCCTGCAGGCCGAGTACGCCAACTACCGCAAGCGGGTCGAGCGTGACCGCGAGGCGGTCGTGATCGGCGCGAAGGCGACCGTGGTGAACGACCTGCTGCCGCTGCTCGACGACCTCGAGCGGGCCGAGCAGCACGGTGACCTCACCGGCGCGTTCAAGGCCGTCGGCGACAAGCTGATCAGCGGCCTGCAGCGCGCGGGACTCGAGTCGTTCGGTGCCGAGGGCGAGCCCTTCGACCCGAGCGTGCACGAGGCCGTGCAGCACAACACCTCGCCGGACGTGGCGGGCCCGACGGTCACCGTGGTCATGCGCCGCGGGTACCGCTTCGGGGACCGCGTACTGCGGGCGGCGCTGGTCGGCGTGACCGACCACGAGCCCGGTGCGGCCCCGGGGGACCCGTCCGTCGGTGGCGAGCTGCCACTCGACGGCGGAGTCGATGAACAGCAGCAGTAA